The Bdellovibrionales bacterium genome includes a window with the following:
- a CDS encoding ABC transporter permease, whose protein sequence is MTFILFHWVGGDPAVVQAGKNASPEVIAQIRHELGMDRSLISQYGFFLKQVVTFNWGRSWSTNESIGQMLAQGIGPSLSITIPAFLLSCLIALFIAMIAVIFRDSFLSSAVVVICLAMMSVSFLVYIIAFQRFFAYDLNLFPVYGWSTSWIGRWQYVTLPCAIYICVSIGPKILMFRTALIEDAESDYVRTAKAKGVGTWGLYGRHILKNSLIPIITLIITQMPSLMTGSLLLEAFFGIPGLGGLLVTAIQSSDFPVIKALTVIGTLVYILFNLLNDLIYSWIDPRIELR, encoded by the coding sequence GTGACTTTTATTCTTTTTCACTGGGTGGGCGGAGATCCCGCCGTGGTTCAGGCGGGTAAAAACGCAAGCCCAGAAGTGATTGCTCAAATCCGTCATGAATTAGGAATGGATCGGTCACTGATTTCCCAATACGGTTTTTTTCTAAAACAAGTGGTTACGTTTAACTGGGGACGGAGCTGGTCGACCAACGAATCCATCGGACAAATGCTGGCGCAGGGAATTGGTCCATCTCTTTCGATCACGATTCCCGCCTTCCTCTTGAGCTGTCTGATCGCGTTGTTTATCGCGATGATCGCGGTCATCTTTCGCGATTCTTTTCTATCGTCCGCCGTTGTGGTGATCTGTCTCGCGATGATGAGCGTGAGCTTTCTAGTTTACATTATCGCTTTCCAACGATTCTTTGCTTATGATCTCAATTTGTTTCCGGTGTATGGCTGGAGTACAAGCTGGATCGGACGCTGGCAGTATGTAACTCTTCCCTGCGCAATTTATATTTGCGTCAGTATCGGCCCTAAAATTCTTATGTTTCGTACGGCACTCATTGAAGATGCCGAAAGCGACTATGTGAGAACAGCCAAAGCCAAGGGCGTAGGAACCTGGGGGCTGTACGGTCGCCATATTCTCAAGAATTCTTTGATTCCGATTATCACTCTGATTATTACGCAAATGCCCTCATTGATGACGGGATCGCTTTTACTTGAAGCTTTTTTTGGGATTCCCGGACTGGGAGGCTTGCTCGTGACAGCCATTCAAAGTAGCGATTTCCCAGTGATCAAAGCACTCACCGTCATCGGAACTTTAGTTTAT